AACCTGTCTGATTCGAAATGGAACGTCGGTTTCGGCGACTTCGGCGCGGGCAGTTGCGACAGCTGTCACTCCGCCGGCGGCAGCGGTCCGACCGTGGTCTATCCCACAGGGAATTCCGGCTGGGCCGGAGAAACCTACGGGGCCCACCTTAAGGCGACGACCGGTGATGTGCTCTCTAATACCACCGACTGGGCGACCCAGTGTCAGAAGTGCCACGGCTTCCACAGTGGCAAGCTGGTTTCCCCGAACATCATCGCCAACAATGCCACCGTTGGCATCAACTACACCGTGCATGGTGGTATCAATCTCGGCGGTACTGCGACCACCGCAACCACCGAAGCGGAAACCTGCTGGGGCTGTCATGACAGCCAGACCCCAAAGATTTCCGAATGGCAGACTAACACCGACACCAACGGAGCCGAGCCTAACTATGATTTCGGTGGGTTGTGGACCACTGCTGCTGCCACCACGGCACGATCCAACTGGGTCGGCGCTTACTGGAAATCAGCCACCGCGATCTTTGGTTACAAGACAGGCCTGATTCAGTCGACCCATGCGGCCTCCACCAATACAGGCGCCGCCTCCGGACTCGACACTGTGGCCTCCATCCGCTGCAGCTACTGCCATGACGTCCATAACACCTACGGACCCAACGGCAAACCGTACCTGCGTGGCACCTGGATGGGTTCACCCTATCCGGAAGATGGCGCCCCGCAAAGTACTTCCACTTATACCAGTAGTACCAGCTACCGGTTCGGCGCAGTGCCGAGGGGGAACAGTGGCACCCCGCCGCGGGCCACTGGCGGTTATTTCATCGATCAGAACCGGACGGCTACATCGACCGCCACAAGTCATCTGAACGCCACCACCTGGTCACTCACCAACAACGCCGGGCTCTGCACCATGTGCCACGGCACTGATGTGAATAATCTTAACCAGTACGGCACCGCAGCGACTGACTGGGTCGGAACCGGCGGCAACGGGCATAGCAACGCGGTAATCGGTGGGACGGGGACACACGCCTCCAATATCTTTGATTTGCGCGGCGGTGTTCGCGGTAACAATGCCAACCCGGCAATGGCTTGGCAGGGTGCTTCTGACCCGGGTGACAGCGGTAGCTACGGCTTTCGTAATGGTCAGTCGAATTCGGACAACTGGGCGCCGTTACTTAACGGAGCTCCTGGGCAAATCAGACGTTACAGTAACTACAGTTGGGGGGCGTCGGTGAGTGCGACGACGATTGACAACCAGTATCACCAGTTCCCTTGTTCCAAGTGTCACAACCCGCATGCCTCGCGGCTGCCGCGCTTGATGATCACCAACTGTCTGGACACCAAGCACAATACCTGGGATGACGCCGGTGGGGTCAGGACAACCGGTAACTATGGCAGTAATAACAGCAACCGGCACAAGTCTAATCTGACCTCTGCTCAGAACTGTCACCGGTTGGGTGACCCAGCAGAAAGCGGCACTGGCGCCGGCTGGAACAAGGTGACACCTTGGTAACCGGGTGTTGAGCCTACGCTGAAGCGTTAGCGCAAAGCGTGAATGTTCAGTGGCGATTGCGTACTGAACCGCTGAGGTCAAATAGAACAAAGTAGGTCAAAGGGGCCGGATCGAATGATCCGGCCCCTTTTCGTTATGCGCAGGTACTCTTCAGTCGTGGTGGTTGAAGGGTGACTTGGCGGTTATAATCCTCTGCCGACCCTGATGGCGGTTGCGATTATAGCGGCATGGGAGTCCATCGCCGGGTCGAATATGAAGTGAGCTGCTGGCTAAATTCTGGCAGGACGAACAGAACTCACAAAAGTGCCAGTCTCCTCGGGCGAGGATAAAGATATTCTGAGCCAAATAGCCATTCAAGAGGATAGGTCGTTGATCTGACCTGTGTATGGCAGGAACACCTTATGAACCCGACGAGATTTGTCGGTCCTCCTTATGTCGGAAAGGTTTAACGTTGCGTTGATGGTTGACTGAAGTCAGCACTTGGTAGCAGGGCTACCTGGCACAGCTAAGGGTCAAAGGCGAAGCGTTGAACAGGAGCCGAAGTTTCGATAACCACAGGTGTTGCTGTAGATCGGACTGGAATGTCCGGCGTTAGGGTAAAGGGTAGCGTAATTCCCTGCCCTGGAGCGGAAATAAGTCTAATGGCTGTACCTGAGGCTTATCAACGGCACCTCCAAGGGAACGGTTCTACATGGTGTATCCAATACCGATAATCACCCGCAGGACCTTCGAAATGCAGGCTATGTGGCGGTAACAGTGATGCCTGTTATAAGGTCTGCGGTGTCTATTTATCGGGTAAAAGGGTGTCGTCGACCATCTGCTTCGGCACTTTAACCTCAGGCGCTGGCACATGTTTGGCTGAGAGAATTTTTTGGTTTTTCTGTGCTTCATCGCTTAGAGACTGAAAAAATGCGGGCATGTCGGGATAATAGATGGGCGACCAGACGAGCTTTTTCAGACGAGCGAGGATTTGAATGGTCTCTTCCGGTTTGCCGTAGGTGGACAGAATTTCAGCTCTTTTTATGTCGATGAATGGATTTTCAGGAAAGAGAGCCGCCGCTTTGTCCAGCATCTGCAGGGCGGCATCCGGACGTTTAGCCTTTAGCGCGACCTGCACCAGATCAAGGTAAGCCTGGCCGTATGCAGGATCAAGCGCCGCAGCAGCGGCCAGAGATTTCAAAGATTGGTTGCCTTGTTTAAGTTCGCGCTCACTCTGGAAGAGGGCATACTTGATCGAAGGATCATCTGGCGCTTCGGTCTGCATTTTTAGGTATTTTGCCTGAATCTCTTCGTTTTTGAAAAAATTCGCCAGATAAAGGGCTTCGGCCCGCTGTTTCCAGTCAGTGGGGATGGGCTTGGCAAGTCGCTCTGGAACTGCGAACAGCTGTTGAAGGTCAGGTGCCAGAAATCTGGTATCGAGTGGCATGCCTCCGACCAGATTGGAACTTGAGATGGTCAGGGCCAGGGTTGGCCAGCCGGGCCCTTGAAGTTTTGAGAGAATCTGAAAAATAAGCGGATAAAGGGGCGTGCCAATTTCATGGCGATAGAGTGGCGCGAAAAAGCTGAGGTCGATGTGCAGCAGGATCGGGCCACTTAATTTCGGCAATTGGCCAAGAGTAATTGTTCGAAAGGGGTGCCCATACAGCGTTCCGACAATGGCATCAGCCGTCTGCTTCAAGGTTTCAGTTTCTTTGGCGGTCATGATTCTCTGGTCGACCAGCTGTTTTTTAAAGGTGGCGAAATCGATCTTTTCCTGTGTGCCTTGAATGGGGAGTACCCAGATGACTTCTGACACCAGATCTGCCTGCAAGGCTGCTGTGACGGCTATTTGGGGGAAGAATAAGGGGTTGGCGTGTGGTCGCGAGGCTTTTTCTCTAATTTCCAGGGCAGATCCATGTAGCACCAATGTATTGGTCTGATCCTTTAGCTCAGGCGGTAATTTGGTCAGGAACGGGTTGTTGCTTAAGACCACCAGGGTTGGTCTGGAGTCTCGATACTTGCGCCAGGTCGGGATTGCTTCCGACGGGGTTTCAACCAGCACAGCATTGAGCGGATCTTTCAACAGAATGACAGGTTTGTGCGGGACATCAGGCAGAGACTGTGCTTGAATTGGTGGGACCTGGGTAACCTCGGGTAGCTTGTCCTTCTGTTGTTCACAGCCAAACAGCAGCAGGGCACAAAGGGGTAACAGTAAATATCTGAGCATCAATGAACTCCTGGTTAAGATTTCAGCTGCGCATTATAGGCGGGTTCGTCCCGGGGGTAAAGGTGTAGCCGGATCTGATCGGAGTCTGGGGCTAAAATTATTGCGGCTGAGGAGAACCTGCCAGTGGGGCGTAGCCAGGATAACTCTGGTTTGTATTTTGCAAGAACATCACTGTTGTCAGGATTTTTTGGCAAGGAGTAGAAATCTGCCGCCAAAAGAAGTAAAGTTTCAGCCAGTATTCCGTTTTATAGCCGATTGATAACGGTAGCCCCAATAACCGCAAAACAGGAGGAAGTTATGAAAAAGTACATGAAGCCTAAAGTCGTGGGTAGCAGCAACGTTCACCCCTGCTAAGGCAAAAAAGAACAGCAGCAAACGAAAAAGAAGGTCGGGTTTTCCCGACCTTCTTTTTCGTTCAGCATGAAACGTCAGGCGTTACTCTTACTTAGCCGAACTGTTTGTCGCTGATTCTGTCAGGCTGGCCGCTTTTTGCCGCAGATGGTTGGCCATCTCAGGATAATACACTGCTGACCAGGTGCGTTTCGCCAGGTCCGTGTAGATCTTCATGGCTTCGGCCGGACGTTTTAATTTCAGCAACAACTCGGCTTTCTGTAAGGGGATCAGGGGGTCTTGCGGAATGGCGGCCATCGCTTTGTCGAGCAAGGTCAGGGTTTGTTTGTCCCACTTATTTTTAAGTCCGGTTTCCGCCAGCGCCAGATATTCTTCAGCGTACCCTGGGTCCAGCTTGACGACTTTGTCGAGCTGGGCAAAAGCGGCCTGGTTCTTCCCGGATTGAATCAACAACTGATAAAGATCATACTGAACCGTTGGATCCTCGGGGGCGCTGTCGGCATTCTTTTGAATCAGCTCTTTGGCATTCTTCTCCTGAAAAAAATTCTGACTGAACATTGCATTTTTGCGGTTTATCCAGCTTTCGGGCATTTTGCCATCAAGCAGTGCTGGCTGTTTCAGCAGTCGGGCCAGATCTGAGATGAGAAACCGGGTGGCGAGGGCATAGTTACCACCCTCGTTGGAGTAGGAGAGGGTCACCGCCAGACACTGCCATTCGGAATCGCGCAAGAGCTGAACGGTCTCTTGCAGCAGGTCGTAGACAGGCGTGCTGATCTCGTTTTTGAACAGGCCCCGGAAATAACCGAGATCTACATGCAGGATGACCGGATGTTTAATCGCCGGTAGTGCCGCGAGGGGATGCATAATCCGCAAGGGGGTATGCCTGACCTCCCCGACAAGAATTCCTTCATCGACCAGATGAAGTTTTTCAGCTTCAGCAGAGGTTAAAAATCCGGCCTTGGACATCAGTTTACGAAAATTCTCCGCCTTGAAATCTGCCAGCTTCCCCTGGGCGGGGAAATACCAGACGACCTCAGAGAACAGGTGCTGGTCCAGGGCCGCGGTCAGGGTTTGACTGGGGAGCAGAAGGGGTTCGGCTCGTTGCAGGCTGTCGTGCAGCCTGAACTCAGCGGCACTCCCCTGGTTGATGAGTTTGGCGACACTTTGATGGAGTTCTGGCGGAATGGGTTCTAAAAAAGGGTGTTCGGAAAAGAGCACCAGCGCCGGTTTCTCCTGTTGATATGAACGCCAGATCTGCGGTGCCTGAGAGGGGAGCTCAAGGCGCACAGGGTCTATGCTCTGCCGCATCACCTGAGATGTCGGATGCGATCCGAGGGGCGCAACATGTCCCGGGCTGTTAGTGGCCGCCTGGGATGGACTGCCAGCGAGCAGGGCTGCCAGCAACATAAGAACCACAATCGGCATGATTATCGCTTTCGTCAGGGGAAAGGCCTTGAAGCTGCCCGCGAGATGTAGCGCGGCTTCATTCTAAACCAGTAAGCATTTCAGGTGCTATGGGAATCATTGAAATATGAGCAGGCTCCATGGTTCTCACCGGAATGGCTGTGCTAGAATCGGCACTCTTTTATCTTAACTGAACAGGGATACCTCATGCTAAAAAAATTTGGATTTTGCTGTTTGGGGATTTTGTTGTCGGCAAGCCTGGCCCAGGCGGGGCTGATTCCAGTCGCGGGAAAGGTAGCGGTTTCTGGGGAAGGCATTGCCGGGGTAGTTGTCTCTGCCTGGCCATTGGCGACGGTCAGTTTTGGTGATACTCCACCCTTCCAGTCGGCGCCATCCGATAAGGCCGGCATGTTTCAGCTGGAACTGCCATCGGGGGAGTACTATTTTCTGGCGCAGAATGATCAGTATTTCGGGTTTTATGGACGGAATCCGGTCAATGTGGCCGGCAAAGGCGTTGACGATCTGCGGATTGCGCTCCCCCTGCGCAATCCCCCCAGGGCCGAAAAACCAGCGGATTCCCTGCCGGGGGTCGTGGTCAAAACCACCACCGAAGGAAAGCCTGTTGCGGGGGTGGTGCTGATGGTTTATCCCGATTTGAATAGCCAGTTGAAGGGGATGGGCTTCGGCATGAGTCTGCCGAGTGATGCTGACGGGGTGACTGAGCTTTCTCTGGGGAGCGGAACCTATTATATCGTAGCGCGTAAGCGGCAGAGTGGCGGGATGACCGGCCCATTGAGTGCCGGCGATTATTTTGGTTACTATGCCGGGAATCCGGTGACGATCAAGGATACGCAGGTTTTGAGTCT
Above is a genomic segment from Geopsychrobacter electrodiphilus DSM 16401 containing:
- a CDS encoding carboxypeptidase-like regulatory domain-containing protein, with protein sequence MLKKFGFCCLGILLSASLAQAGLIPVAGKVAVSGEGIAGVVVSAWPLATVSFGDTPPFQSAPSDKAGMFQLELPSGEYYFLAQNDQYFGFYGRNPVNVAGKGVDDLRIALPLRNPPRAEKPADSLPGVVVKTTTEGKPVAGVVLMVYPDLNSQLKGMGFGMSLPSDADGVTELSLGSGTYYIVARKRQSGGMTGPLSAGDYFGYYAGNPVTIKDTQVLSLGIDLVEVPQKVKQQADHLFGTTSIRGRVQNAVGTPVAGVRVLLYPDATMLNRPLYVSQPSTSKGEYVLSFPKGGTYFLAARNKLGGAPAPGELYGRYTGSQDSSIRIRNGQALEGINLLVEEMW
- a CDS encoding tetratricopeptide repeat protein; the protein is MLRYLLLPLCALLLFGCEQQKDKLPEVTQVPPIQAQSLPDVPHKPVILLKDPLNAVLVETPSEAIPTWRKYRDSRPTLVVLSNNPFLTKLPPELKDQTNTLVLHGSALEIREKASRPHANPLFFPQIAVTAALQADLVSEVIWVLPIQGTQEKIDFATFKKQLVDQRIMTAKETETLKQTADAIVGTLYGHPFRTITLGQLPKLSGPILLHIDLSFFAPLYRHEIGTPLYPLIFQILSKLQGPGWPTLALTISSSNLVGGMPLDTRFLAPDLQQLFAVPERLAKPIPTDWKQRAEALYLANFFKNEEIQAKYLKMQTEAPDDPSIKYALFQSERELKQGNQSLKSLAAAAALDPAYGQAYLDLVQVALKAKRPDAALQMLDKAAALFPENPFIDIKRAEILSTYGKPEETIQILARLKKLVWSPIYYPDMPAFFQSLSDEAQKNQKILSAKHVPAPEVKVPKQMVDDTLLPDK